A portion of the Streptomyces sp. NBC_00376 genome contains these proteins:
- a CDS encoding pyridoxal-phosphate dependent enzyme, with protein sequence MPAYICPQDGTRVDTTALTWCCPVCRGPWDLEFEAAGTFSVNSLTGRVNSLWRYEEVLPLSSPTTTLGEGRTPLVPLTGTVSAKLDFLMPTLSFKDRGAVMLAELARRLSPERVVADSSGNAGTAVAAYCARAALPCTVYVPEGTSPKKTEQIRAHGARLEIVPGDREATAAAARTAADVPGTFYASHVFNPYFLHGTKTYVYELWEDLGGRLPDAIAVPVGNGTLLLGAALATAELHARGLIDRRPALIAVQAEAVSPLATAFRAGADGLLPAGLPGAPAATLAEGIAIPRPPRARAILAAVRESGGTFLTVTEDQIRAAQLDLAARGLYVETTGVACWAAVGDWTDRSVVVPLCGAGLKTGLAG encoded by the coding sequence ATGCCCGCATACATCTGCCCGCAGGACGGCACCCGCGTCGACACCACCGCTCTCACCTGGTGCTGCCCGGTCTGCCGTGGCCCCTGGGACCTCGAATTCGAAGCCGCCGGCACGTTCTCGGTCAACTCCCTGACCGGACGCGTCAATTCACTGTGGCGTTACGAAGAGGTGCTGCCGCTCTCCTCGCCCACGACCACGCTCGGCGAGGGCCGCACCCCGCTCGTGCCGCTCACCGGCACGGTCTCGGCCAAGCTCGATTTCCTGATGCCGACGCTCTCCTTCAAGGACCGCGGCGCGGTGATGCTCGCCGAGCTGGCCCGCAGGCTGTCGCCCGAACGCGTCGTCGCGGACAGCAGCGGCAACGCCGGGACGGCGGTCGCCGCGTACTGCGCCCGCGCCGCGCTCCCCTGCACGGTGTACGTCCCCGAGGGCACGTCCCCGAAGAAGACCGAGCAGATCCGGGCCCACGGCGCCCGCCTGGAGATCGTTCCCGGTGACCGCGAGGCCACCGCGGCCGCCGCCCGTACCGCCGCCGACGTCCCCGGCACCTTCTACGCCTCGCACGTCTTCAACCCGTACTTCCTGCACGGCACGAAGACGTACGTGTACGAGCTGTGGGAGGACCTCGGCGGCCGTCTCCCGGACGCCATCGCCGTGCCCGTCGGCAACGGCACCCTTCTCCTCGGCGCGGCCCTGGCCACCGCCGAGCTCCACGCCCGGGGGCTGATCGACCGGCGACCGGCGCTGATCGCCGTACAGGCCGAAGCCGTCTCGCCGCTGGCCACCGCCTTCCGCGCGGGCGCCGACGGCCTGCTCCCCGCCGGCCTGCCCGGCGCCCCCGCCGCCACCCTCGCCGAGGGCATCGCCATCCCGCGTCCGCCGCGCGCACGGGCCATCCTGGCCGCGGTCAGGGAATCGGGCGGCACCTTCCTCACGGTGACCGAGGATCAGATCCGTGCCGCGCAGCTGGACCTGGCGGCACGCGGCCTCTACGTGGAGACGACGGGCGTCGCCTGCTGGGCCGCGGTCGGCGACTGGACCGACCGGAGCGTCGTCGTTCCGCTGTGCGGCGCGGGCCTCAAGACCGGCCTCGCGGGCTGA
- a CDS encoding discoidin domain-containing protein — MSLSRLVLLTSLTALVAGALIAPAAPVPYAAPPATAAPPSAAATACGRDTDPAWAPTSTRFGEADGYDPYTGNGYLGHRVPAAGAGYAASNEKTGWPLFTPRYDGAFVSGLFGRDKDLAAGREVVAALPSWTGVDVRVGDETYGSDTPPGRISHYRQTLFLRCGLVRTSLRWTAADGRATDLTYEVLADRSDVHTGAVRLRMKPHWNGTATVTGRLDPRGARRIALAPDGTFRTLGTGTAGAIVQMLRTRGPGAGAPVAARSTHRVRAGRTYTFEKYVGVDTALTSAAPRTAARDAARRAARRGWSGVLTANAAAWRRAWAADISVPGSPDLQKWLRTAQYGLLASTRAGSRDSIAPAGLTSDNYAGMVFWDAETWMYPGLLATRPELARPVVEYRYRTRGAARANARKLGFQGLFYPWTSASRGELWSECQSWNPPHCITQNHLQGDVSLAVWQYYLATGDRDWLAGHGWPLLAGIADFWASRATADDDGSYSVKEVAGPDEYSNGVTDGVFTNAVAATALRNATRAAQLLGRTAPVRWKRVADGLRIPYDPARGLFLQYAGYNGSTIKQADTVLLIYPLEWPMEPGAAAATLDYYAARTDPDGPAMTDSVHAIDAATIGEPGCATYTYLQRAVRPFTRGPYALFSEARGTKAGAQDPLSGFPAEDFLTGKGGFLQVFTHGLTGLRLREDGVRLDPMLPPQLGSGVTLTGLRYRGRTYDLAIGPRTTMVRLISGDPFTVDSPAGPRTLSGTLTLPTRRPDLAATTDAARCRPVTATSESPGLYAAAAVDGSPATAWSPDGAKGALTVDLGRAGAVTSAVPEWADVRPFSYRLETSSDGTHWQPYRAGAVARSVRLTVESEDPQKPAGVRELRVTQP, encoded by the coding sequence GTGAGCCTCTCGCGCCTCGTTCTCCTCACGTCCCTCACGGCCCTGGTCGCGGGCGCACTGATCGCGCCGGCGGCTCCCGTCCCGTACGCGGCGCCTCCCGCCACGGCGGCGCCTCCCTCCGCGGCGGCCACCGCCTGCGGCCGGGACACCGATCCCGCCTGGGCGCCGACTTCCACCCGGTTCGGCGAGGCGGACGGCTACGACCCCTACACCGGCAACGGATACCTGGGCCACCGGGTGCCCGCGGCGGGCGCCGGATACGCGGCGTCGAACGAGAAGACCGGCTGGCCGCTGTTCACCCCGCGCTACGACGGCGCGTTCGTCTCCGGCCTGTTCGGGCGCGACAAGGATCTCGCCGCCGGCCGCGAGGTGGTCGCCGCACTGCCGAGCTGGACCGGTGTCGACGTGCGCGTCGGCGACGAGACCTACGGATCCGACACGCCTCCCGGCCGGATCTCGCACTACCGCCAGACGCTCTTCCTGCGCTGCGGACTGGTGCGTACATCGCTGCGGTGGACCGCGGCCGACGGCCGCGCGACCGACCTGACGTACGAAGTGCTCGCCGACCGGTCCGATGTGCACACGGGCGCCGTACGACTGCGCATGAAGCCGCACTGGAACGGCACCGCGACCGTCACCGGCCGGCTCGACCCGAGGGGCGCGCGCCGGATCGCCCTCGCCCCCGACGGTACGTTCCGCACCCTCGGCACCGGGACCGCGGGCGCGATCGTCCAGATGCTGCGCACCCGCGGGCCGGGGGCCGGAGCGCCGGTTGCGGCGCGGAGCACGCACCGGGTGCGCGCGGGGCGTACGTACACCTTCGAGAAGTACGTCGGCGTCGACACCGCGCTCACCTCCGCCGCCCCGCGCACCGCCGCCCGCGACGCCGCCCGGCGCGCGGCGCGGCGCGGCTGGTCCGGGGTGCTCACGGCGAACGCGGCGGCCTGGCGGCGGGCCTGGGCGGCCGACATCTCCGTACCGGGCAGTCCCGACCTCCAGAAATGGCTGCGGACGGCACAGTACGGACTGCTGGCCTCCACCCGGGCCGGGTCCCGCGACAGCATCGCGCCGGCCGGTCTGACCAGCGACAACTACGCCGGCATGGTGTTCTGGGACGCCGAGACCTGGATGTACCCGGGGCTGCTCGCCACCCGCCCCGAGCTGGCCCGCCCGGTCGTCGAGTACCGCTACCGCACCCGTGGCGCGGCCCGCGCCAACGCCCGGAAGCTGGGGTTCCAGGGCCTGTTCTACCCGTGGACGAGCGCGAGCAGGGGCGAGCTGTGGTCCGAGTGCCAGAGCTGGAACCCCCCGCACTGCATCACCCAGAACCACCTGCAGGGCGATGTGTCACTGGCCGTCTGGCAGTACTACCTGGCGACCGGGGACCGCGACTGGCTGGCCGGGCACGGCTGGCCGCTGCTCGCCGGGATCGCCGACTTCTGGGCTTCGCGGGCCACCGCCGACGACGACGGCAGCTACTCGGTGAAGGAGGTCGCGGGCCCCGACGAGTACAGCAACGGCGTCACCGACGGGGTCTTCACCAACGCGGTCGCCGCCACCGCCCTGCGCAACGCCACCCGCGCGGCGCAACTGCTCGGCCGCACCGCACCGGTCCGGTGGAAGCGGGTGGCGGACGGCCTGCGCATCCCGTACGACCCGGCGCGGGGGCTCTTCCTCCAGTACGCGGGGTACAACGGGTCGACGATCAAGCAGGCCGACACGGTGCTGCTGATCTACCCGCTGGAGTGGCCGATGGAGCCGGGCGCCGCCGCCGCCACGCTCGACTACTACGCGGCGCGCACCGACCCGGACGGCCCGGCCATGACCGACTCGGTCCACGCCATCGACGCGGCCACGATCGGGGAGCCCGGCTGTGCGACGTACACCTATCTCCAGCGCGCCGTACGCCCGTTCACGCGCGGTCCGTACGCCCTGTTCAGCGAGGCCCGGGGCACGAAGGCGGGCGCCCAGGACCCGCTGTCGGGCTTCCCCGCCGAGGACTTCCTCACCGGGAAGGGCGGGTTCCTCCAGGTCTTCACGCACGGCCTGACGGGGCTGCGGCTGCGGGAGGACGGGGTGCGTCTGGATCCGATGCTGCCGCCGCAGCTGGGCAGCGGTGTCACGCTGACGGGCCTGCGCTACCGGGGCCGTACGTACGACCTGGCGATCGGCCCCCGGACGACGATGGTCCGGCTGATCTCCGGCGACCCCTTCACCGTCGACTCCCCCGCCGGCCCCCGCACACTGAGCGGCACGCTCACTCTCCCCACCCGCCGCCCGGACCTCGCCGCGACCACCGACGCGGCCCGCTGCCGCCCGGTGACGGCGACATCGGAATCCCCCGGTCTGTACGCGGCGGCCGCGGTGGACGGCAGTCCGGCCACCGCCTGGTCCCCGGACGGCGCGAAGGGCGCGCTGACGGTGGACCTGGGGCGGGCGGGCGCGGTGACATCGGCCGTACCGGAGTGGGCGGACGTACGACCGTTCTCGTACCGCCTGGAGACGTCTTCCGACGGCACGCACTGGCAGCCGTACCGGGCGGGCGCGGTGGCCAGGTCGGTACGGCTGACGGTGGAGTCCGAGGACCCGCAGAAGCCCGCAGGTGTACGGGAGTTGAGGGTGACCCAGCCATGA
- a CDS encoding peptidoglycan recognition protein family protein — translation MVPPRLVPRPAIVSRAQWRADETRRDRHAHYAAGVRAVFIHHTDTPNGYDCADVPRTLRNLYTGQTRDRSWGDLGYNFLVDKCGTIYEGRAGGADRPVVGSHTLGFNQGTTGIAAIGTFGPGTQVPAAMEHAIAALAAWKLGLGGVDAAGKVRLTSTNGKSRYAKGTSAEFDAISAHRDGFATNCPGQALLARLPAIRTLAASLQGRSSPLPPPGIRFAASLSSPRHDGAR, via the coding sequence ATGGTGCCGCCCCGCCTGGTGCCCCGGCCGGCCATCGTGTCGCGTGCGCAGTGGCGGGCCGACGAGACCAGGCGCGACCGCCATGCGCACTACGCGGCAGGGGTCAGGGCGGTCTTCATCCATCACACCGACACCCCCAACGGCTACGACTGCGCCGACGTCCCCCGTACCCTGCGCAATCTGTACACGGGCCAGACCCGTGACCGGAGTTGGGGCGACCTCGGCTACAACTTCCTCGTCGACAAGTGCGGCACCATCTACGAAGGCCGCGCCGGCGGTGCGGACCGCCCCGTCGTCGGCTCCCACACCCTCGGGTTCAACCAGGGCACCACGGGGATCGCGGCCATCGGCACCTTCGGGCCGGGGACGCAGGTACCGGCGGCCATGGAGCACGCGATCGCGGCCCTCGCGGCCTGGAAGCTCGGCCTGGGCGGCGTCGACGCCGCAGGCAAGGTGCGGCTCACCTCCACCAACGGCAAGAGCCGTTACGCCAAGGGCACTTCGGCCGAGTTCGACGCCATCTCCGCTCACCGCGACGGCTTCGCCACCAACTGTCCCGGCCAGGCGCTGCTCGCGCGGCTCCCCGCCATCCGCACCCTTGCCGCGAGCCTCCAGGGCAGGTCGTCGCCGCTCCCGCCCCCCGGAATCCGTTTCGCCGCGAGCCTGAGCAGCCCTCGCCACGACGGCGCCCGCTGA